The Macaca nemestrina isolate mMacNem1 chromosome 17, mMacNem.hap1, whole genome shotgun sequence genome contains the following window.
GCAGCCTAGAGGAAGAAAGTTTTCTATCTTGACAAGAAAGGAGACCTGTGGGGTGGGTTGCGAGGCAGACCATCCTACCGGTCTCACTGCCCATCCCAGGCCAGAGCTGCTGCCCTAACATGACATGAAAGCCCACACCTGACCCCCACCTTAGAGGGGTGACACCTTCTCTCCAAACTAAGAATGTAGGAGACACAGTTGTAATCCTGGAGTGCGCGTTAGGAGCTATGGTGGAGAAATGCGTGctggaaattctggctaggggtcctcttgctcctgctctccgCCTGCCATACCAGTCTCCCAGAAGTTGTTGATTGACATGTGTCACTTCAGCATCTCTAGTAAATCCCAGCAGACTTTTCCTCCCAGGATCCCCTGGCTGTGAGAACCACCACCCCACCACCATCTTCTTTCCGCATCTGAACTCCAAACCTATCAGCCGTGGGTCACTGAGGGGTTGAGAGTGCTTGGCCAGGAGCAGGCAGGGCAGGGAGCCACTTTGGTCCCGAAGTTGCAGACAACCTTTATGAGATGAAGCTACCAGAACCCCAAGTAAAACCTGCAAGAAGATGAAGGTTGAGTTACCAAATGTTTATTCAGCAaatactgagcatctactatttGCCAGATGCTGTATTACATGGTAAAGCTACAAAGTGAACAAAAAAGACATGTCTCTGATTCCAAATAACTTATATTCAAGTGAGGTAGACAGACataaaaaaacacacatgcattcacacaTTTTGTAGAAGAGAAAGGGTACAAATAGAGGTTACAGGTAAGAGGCCATGCGGGATCTCATAGGACATGATGAGACGTTTGATTTTACTTTATATGCACTGGGAGAGGCATGCAAAGAATttaagctgggcgcagtggctcacgcctgtaatcctagcactttgggaggccaaggcagaaggatcatttgagctcaggagatggaaatcagcctggcaacatagagagaccccatctctaaaaatcaaagaatgtaaaaattaacccaggctgggtgcagtggctcatgcctgtaatcccagcactttgggaggctgaggcaggcagatcactcaagtccaagaattcaagaccggcctgggaaacatggcaaaatcccatctctacaaaaacacaaaaattagctggacgtggtgatggatgcccacagtcccagctactcgggaggctgaggtgggaggactgcttgagcccaggaggcaaggttgcagtgagccaagatagagccattgcactctagcctgggtgacagagcaagaccctgttccaaaaaaattaaaaaagaaaattagccagggatggtggtgaacgcccgtagtctcagctacttgggaggctgaggtgggaggatcacttgaacctgggaggtcgaggctgcaatgagccatgatcgtgccaatgcactctagcctgggctacagagcaagatcctgtctcgaaaaaaaggATTTAAACAAGAGAGTTCTGTAATAcaagtttcactttttttttgacttccttttttttcctgagtcttgctctgttgcccaggttagagtgcagtggtgtgatcttggctacaCTATATCCTTGATTTCTCAGGCTCAAGcggtcctacctcagcctcctgagtagctgggaccataggcacctgccaccacacctaattaaaacaaaatttttgtaGCAACAAGGTctctacccaggctggtctcaaactcctgggctccagtgatcctcatgccttagcctcccaaagtgttgagattacagccatgagccactgtgcctggcatatccCCCCTTTCTAGTTGCTGCAGAGAGAATGAACTGGAGGGGCCAACAACAGATGAAGTGGTCTGCTTAGAAGGCTAGTGTagtcaaaatgacaaaaaaatgatAGTAACCGAGACTAGGGTCGTGGCAATAAGGATGACAAAAAAAGGAAGTCCCCTGAGTCCTGCAAGGGCCCCCCTTACCTGGGCTgggtggaaggcagagggcagCAGACAGAGCCAGGACCAAGCCAGGCGGCGATTGAGTTGGCAGCTGGACAGGTGCGAGGCCTCCGGGAGGGGCAGAAGGGCCTTAGGGTCAAAGGAGGCCCAGGCCTTACGCTGTCCTTCCTCTTTCAGGGCGGCCagagtggggaaggaggagggagtcTGCAGCCGAGTGTACTGTCAAGGAGGGAAGAAAAACCGGGAGTGTGTCCCGTGGGCCCCAGGCGTCCTCCGGTGTTCTCCCACCATCCTTCCCCCACATCCTCATACTTTCTGGAGGGGACAGTGATGTGGCTCTTCAAGGATCTCACTGTGCGGATTCCGAACAGGGCTGCCTGGCGGAGCTAGAAGATCCAGGGTAGGAGCCAGGAGTTGCAGTCCCAGGCCGGGGCTCCCAGGAGAGGAATGCTGCAGGAACTGGTGGTGTCTCAGCACATGGGGACACAGCCTTGGCCAGGAAAAGCAGCGCAGTCACTTCCCCTGAAGAGCCTGTCTCTTCAAGAATCCCGCTCTCCTTGCCAAGGAAGTGTGCTACTCCCCTGCCTCCCCGCCCTGGGCCCTCAGCCTCCTCACTTGCAGGCCAGCTCCTCCAGGGCCTTGGTAGCCCACAGGTAGAGGGGAAGTCCTAACTGACGTTCCCACACCAACTGCTCATACAGGGAGGCCCCGTAGGCTTGACGGGATGAGTGAGTCCCAGGCTTCTGACGAGAGAAGCTTTGAAGCAGAACGGCGCCACGGAGGCAGGGGGCGAGCACTGGCCTTCTTGTCCCCCCACCCACTGACTGGAGCAGGTGAACATCCTGGAGCTGGGGAGaagcagagaaaatgaaaaagcagagaTGAAGCCCCcaactcaatgaatccaggaaatGTTCACTGCACTTTGCCACTGCCTGGGTTccaggaagaaggaaaacaatTTCTCCCACGTGGGCTGGCCTTGCTTTCCATTACAACCCACGCCCACTGCGGTCAGCCTTCATCTCCCATGAACTCCACTCAGTCTTGCTGTGGGCTGGGTGGCTCCAGGATGAACAGACATGGCTGAGGCTTCTCACCAGGTCGCCTGAGATCATCCCAGCCCCAGACCTGTGCTTCAGCCATCTCCTCCTCCAGGTGAAAGGCCCTTCTGTAAAGGAGATGCTCTGGCCACAACTCCTCCTCACAGTGCCCAAGACTCTACTCCTTTTTGATGTAAACTTCTGTCCAAGTTATCCTGAACAAAAGTGACCCCCAACACacactttttatttctgtatttctagaTAACCACCCTGCTGCAGAAAAGGAGCCCATGAAGGTAAGAGAAGCTGCAGAGGTCTCTTTTCGTTATCAGCCCTAATCTCACATACCTGCAGACACACTCCTGGTCGCATCACCCGCCTGAGGCCACGGAACTGCTGGTAGGCAAGGCAGAGCCCCAGCTGCCCATCCAGCTCATAGACGCCAGCGGGCTCATTCAACACACCAGTCACTGCTCCCTGCAAACAGGCTGAGGTCCAGTTGACCgctattttcttcctctttgaagACCCCCATTTCCAGCCCCTCAAGCTCTAGGATCTCTCCCTGTGCTCACCGAATAGGACAGGAGTCTAGAATACCGGACAAGACCTTTTGGATCCTTCTCATCCTCGGAAACGCTGGGCATGGGGAGTGGTTTGGGATCAGTCTCTAAGAGGGGTCCTTCCAGCTCCAGTTCCAGCTCCTGCACACATTCTGGTTTCAGCAGCAACAAACGGGAGGACTGACTGGTCATCCAAACATGGTGGCGCTGACCACGGATCTTGGACACTCGCAGTTCTGTCAGCACATAGGCTGTACCAGGCCGAAGGGCTCTGTGCCACACCAGCTGGGCAGGGACCTGGCTTGTGCAGACACAGGCAATGTGGCACAAGAGACCCCAACACTGCCGCTCTGCCAGAGTCCCTTTCCCTCACGATTTGAACTCAGAGACCTGCCCCCTGTGAATCTCTCCTTACTTCTCTATCTTCCTTATGTCTACCAACTAAATCTTAGCGTCTCTCCTCTCACAGGAGATGCCAAATATTTCCTAACCACTTCCCCAACATATAAACCATCCCTAAAACTTCCTTCAAAACACATACATATTCCATTGAGAAAAGTGTGCCCTATCCCACCCCATAACACACAAACAACATTCATTCATGTAATCCATATGTATTCAGTAGATATGTATCCAGTATTGGGACTGATATCAAGGGAAGTATGATAAACTGTTCTTCTCCAACATAccgagaccctatttctacaaaatacacatatttttaatttttttataaaaaagaaaagaaacattattcAGATACTTATATGTCATAAAACAATGgttagaataaaaattaatgatttaCAATTTCTAccttgggtactatgctcagtacctgggtaaAAGGATggatcataccccaaacctcagaatCACAAAATATCCCCAGCTAATAAACAAGCACATGCACCTGAGTCTAAAAgctgaaattatgaaaataaaattgtaccAGTTGATGCAAAAAGAGTCAACAGTAAGTAccaagttgttgttttttttaatgcctgTATTCAATGTCTCAATGGTATTAAGATGAGCGATTTCTTTGGTCATCTTCCACAAGTCAGTGTGGCAGTTTTTTAAAAGGTCACATACAATCTAAGAGCTGTGTGCTCAAGTGAACTGCAAAGCGGAAAGTCTATTTCCTCTATGCACAAACATTTCCTGGAACCTTCTCCCAACAGCGCTACTCCAGAAAACAGCTTTCCCCAGCTGTCCTCCTTTCCTACATGGCTTCTCCTACGATGTTATCTTTCCTATTGAAAGTTCTAACACCCTCCCCCACTTCCATGGCTGAAATGACCCCAATCCTCACCTGCACGATGACAGACACGTGGGTGACAGCTGGGGGTGATCTACCAAGAGACAGGATGAAGTAAGCTTTCTGCTTACTTTTCACCAGAGCACTCAGTCGAACCAGATTCCCAGCCAGGTTTCGCTGCACACCTCTGAGCTTGTTtctaagaaggaagaaaaagccctgtaatcccagctactcaggaggctgagggaggagaatcacttgaacctggaaggcagaggttgcagtgagctaagatcacgccattgaactccagcctgggcggcaagagtgaaactccatctcaaaaaaagaaaaaaaaaagcagcagtcatctttatttctcttctttttccctaTAAGTGCTGTCCCTTCCACAGTAAAGAATAACCTGGTAGTGATATAAAATGTCCACAGCCCAAAGCTAGGTATGCTAAAGACCTTCAAAATTCTCTTGCCCCCATTAGATAAGGCACAGATCCCTTGAAAAACCTTCTCTTTACCTTCTTAACATTCAAAGCTCACCATTCCCTTGATTTGGAACATTCCGTCTATATTACTATCAAtgcccttctttctctccctccactGACCCAACATCAGCCTCCGATTTCACAGTGTCCCCGTCATGCCTAGAGGGGGAACTTACCTGAGCCTGAGCAGGCGGGAAGCACTCTCTGGGTAGAGGACAGGGATAGGAGTGAGCGGGCCAGGACTGACGGTCAAAGGAAACACTGGCACAGGGGCATCCCACAGCTCCAAGTGCCCCTCCCCTGAGGAATTCCACCTGGCAGGAGGGAGGTAACTCCAATGGGGGAACAGAAAAAGATGGCCCAACCAAGAAAGGTCCAGGTCGATGAGCTAAAAAAGACCAAGAGCAAGGGTTAATCAGGACCTTAGCaccccatccacccacctccctgcCTGTTTCCTCAGAGACTTAATTGTCTTGATCCTTGGACACCATTCTTGTCAGGATCTGAGGCATGTGACCTCCACCTTCCACTCACCTCACAGCTCAGGACGCCAGTGTTATCTCTCACATAGAGGCTTCCGTTCCTGCACTCTTGTTCCAAGTCCCCTGGTAGGTCTGTTAGTGTCCCTAAAAGCAACAGCTGCTCTCGGGGCAGGGGGTTCCCATTTGGTCCAGCCTCTTGGGCCCAGGCCTGGTATGCAGTACTGCTCCAGGACAGATGGCTACAGCATGGGAGATGCTGGTGAGTCTTGAGGTCCTGTACTGAGACGAAGCTgtagagtgaagggaacagaggTCCTGCAAAGACAGGTCCAAGCCTAGTAGGTAACCCTCAACCCTGACAAACCCTCAAGAGCCCAAGGAAAGGTTGCAGGGGAACATGGACTAAGAGGTGAGTTTGATTAAAGGGGTAAAACCTGGGGCTAAAGGCCTAAGAAAATAAGGATGCAGGttggcacagtggcttgcacctgtaatcctagcacttggagaggctgaggcgggtggattacctgaggtcaggagtttgagaccagcttggccaacatagtgaaaccccatctctactaaaaatacaaaaaattagctgggcatggtggtgggcacctgtaaccccagcttcttgggatgctgaggcaggagaattgcttgaacccaggagatggaggttgcagtgagccaagatcatgccattgcactccagcttgggcaacagagtgagattctgtctcaaaaaaaaaaggaaaaagaaaataaggatggGATCTGAGTCCAATTTTGTGCTGAACAATATCTTCAACAAGATGGTGCCAAGGAGAGGAcccagagaaataggaacgcATGAGCGGCCTGAGGAAATGAATGTGTGGGGAGAACACTTTGTAAATAACAAAGGCAATTCTCTTGAAAGCATCTCGGCTCTTAGCTCCAGAGAGAACTTAATGGGACCGCTTAAGCATCTAAGGGTCCAACTACAATGACGCCAGCCAAGTTCCTTTCTAGTCTAGAATAGCACAGTACTAGAGACTAGgggggaagctgaggctgagatgTAGGTGTTGGATGTGATACAAATAATAGTTAAATTATCAAATTTGTGATAAATTCACCTTTCTATAATACCATTATTCTCGCTTGCAttcccctgattttttttttttttttttttttttttttgagacagagtctcaccctttcgcccaggctggagggaaatCAAGACCGAAATCTTGAACCCTCtccagacggggtttcaccatgttggccaggctggtcttgaactcctgacctcaggtgatccatctgcctcagcctcccaaagtgctgggattacaggcatgagccactgtgcccggcccccatGACTTTTTTTCAGTGGAAATGAAAAGGATCGAGTAATAAAACATCACAATTAATCCTCCCTGTCGGACTCAAGAACATTATGCACAAATGAGTATTAAAGAGAGagaatgggccaggcgcagtggctcatgcctgtaatcccagcactttgggaggccgaggtgggcagatcatgaggtcaggagatcgagaccatcctggcgaacatggtgaaaccccgtctctactaaaatacaaaaaaattagctgggtgtggtggcgggcgcctgtagtctcagtttctagggaggctgaggcatgagaatggcgtgaacccgggaggcggcggagcttgcagtgagcggagatcgcgccactgcactccagcctgggcgatagagcgagactctgtcacaaaaacaaaaaaaaaaaaaaaaaaaaagggagagagaatgcTGTTCTAGAAGGCCACTCCCCTTCTGCATCTGGTCTCTTTCCCTAATGGATTTGGAGAAGACACAGGGCAAAGACAGAAACTAACACATGTTGGCCCCTGCCATGCACACTATACTATACTGAGTCTGGTCAGGCTCAATATTGAATGTCCTTCTCCCCAAAACTCTGTAAACATCATCAATGGAGAAAGTCAGAGGCTTAGTACACAGAGGCATGGGTGGCAAAGCCAGGCGTGTCTCATTCAAAAGTCCatgttctttctctgtgttttcctaCTTATCTGAAGTCCCAAGAAAAAGCAACCAGAGAgaactgtctcttttttttttttttttttttttttgagacagagtctcgctatgtcgcccaggctggagtgtagtggcgtgatctcggctcactgcaacctccatctcctgggttcaagcaattctcctgcctcagcatcccaagaagctgggattacaggcacctaccaccatgcctggctaattttttgtattttcagtagacgagagtgctgggattacaggcatgagccactgtgcttggcctaatTCCAAAGTA
Protein-coding sequences here:
- the LOC105474445 gene encoding CST complex subunit CTC1 isoform X2, coding for MAAGGAQVSSSEQAWLEDAQVFIQKTLCPAVKQPHVQLTPLVIDCVKTVWLSQGRNQGSTLPLSYSFVSVQDLKTHQHLPCCSHLSWSSTAYQAWAQEAGPNGNPLPREQLLLLGTLTDLPGDLEQECRNGSLYVRDNTGVLSCELIDLDLSWLGHLFLFPHWSYLPPARWNSSGEGHLELWDAPVPVFPLTVSPGPLTPIPVLYPESASRLLRLRNKLRGVQRNLAGNLVRLSALVKSKQKAYFILSLGRSPPAVTHVSVIVQVPAQLVWHRALRPGTAYVLTELRVSKIRGQRHHVWMTSQSSRLLLLKPECVQELELELEGPLLETDPKPLPMPSVSEDEKDPKGLVRYSRLLSYSGAVTGVLNEPAGVYELDGQLGLCLAYQQFRGLRRVMRPGVCLQLQDVHLLQSVGGGTRRPVLAPCLRGAVLLQSFSRQKPGTHSSRQAYGASLYEQLVWERQLGLPLYLWATKALEELACKLCPHVLRHHQFLQHSSPGSPGLGLQLLAPTLDLLAPPGSPVRNPHSEILEEPHHCPLQKYTRLQTPSSFPTLAALKEEGQRKAWASFDPKALLPLPEASHLSSCQLNRRLAWSWLCLLPSAFHPAQVLLGVLVASSHKGCLQLRDQSGSLPCLLLAKHSQPLSDPRLIGASPEVPKPTLSFCVLGSWLGGTQRKEGTGWGLPEPQGNDDKDQKVHLIFFGASVRWFEFLHPGQVYRLVAPGPPTPMLFEKDGSSCISRRPLELAACASCLTVQDNWTLELESSQDIQDVLDANKALPESSLTDLLSDNLTDSLVSFSAEILSRTLCEPLVASLWMKLGNTGAMRRCVKLTVALETAGCEFPPHLDVYIEDPHLPPSLGLLPGARVHFSQLEKRVSRSHNVYCCFRSSTYVQVLSFPPETTISVPLPYIYLAQLLQGGQSPFQATTSCHIVSVFSLQLFWVCAYCTSICPQGKCSRLGPTCPTQTSVSQATIRLLVEDGTAEAVVTCRNHHVAAALGLCPREWASLLEFVRVPGRVGLQFAGPGAQLESSARVDEPMTMFLWTLCTSPSVLRPIVLSFELERKPSKIVPLEPPRLQRFQCGELPFLTHVNPRLRLSCLSIQESEHSSSLGALASSC